The genomic DNA agctgctgtaattccatattttgggttttttggcaggtgcaccaggctgagctctgctccagccaggaCGTGCTGCCCAAACGGAGGAAGCTGAGCGAGCCCAAGGAGCAGTTTTAGCCTTCTCCACTCCCACCCCGCTGTTCCGTGTGGCTGTTGGGTTTGAAGGATCCGTTCTGCTCCATTGGCAGGCCCGTGGGAGGGGGtttgaggaaggaaaatgtCAGGAAGCCCAGCTGAAGAATTCCAAACTCATTTTGTGCAGGACCTTTGGGGATTTGTGGGTTGGCCCCAGGTCCTGATGGTGGTGGAGGAAATTCATCCCCCAGCACAAGGTTTCAGCAGTGCCTTTGGGCTGTGGTTCCGAGCTGAGGAACTCACCCAGAACCTGCCTTGCCCCAAAACCTCTCCAGTTTTGGGGTGCTTACAGATCTTTCCAGGGGGCTGGGCTGTCAGTTTTAGGCTGTTAAGAGTTTTGGAGttacagtttttgtttttcctaccGGGACAGTTTGACAAGTTGGATGCTTTGTGTTTCTTCCTGACCAGATGCACACACTCAGGTGAAACCCAGCCCTCTCCATCCCTCACATTCCAGGCTCCCTGCCGGAACGCAGGAATTTCCAGGAGGAGCCCCGGCGGTTCTGTTCCGAGCTGTGAGAGCACTGGGAGGACCTGGGTGTCCTTAGAGCGGTTTAGGGCAGGGGCTGGACACGGTGCCAGGTCCTCCTCGGCCACCAAAGCGTTAATTAATTGTCCGGCTGCCGTCAGGAGCGGAGTGACACCGCTCCCGCCGCGGGCGGGGACAGCCGAGCCTCTCCCGACGGTTCTGGCTCCGCAATTAACAATGTTCATCAGCAGTCCTCATTAAACGGCGTTCGCCTTCGGCAGCAGCGTGCTCCGATAGCGGGGAACGGGCGGGAGCGGGGAGAGGgcgggatgggatgggacaggagcaggaatgggctgggatggggagacAGGAGAGGAGcgggaatgggatgggctggggagACGGAACAGGAGCGGGAATGGGATGGGACGAGCGGGGACAAGACTGGAGCGGGAAAAGGATGGGACACGGGGCTGGAGCCTGGGTGAGAACAGGATTGGACGAGGAATGGGACACGGGACGGCACTGGAGATAGGATGGGACACGGGACAGGACGGGACAGGAGCGGGGATGGGACACGGGACAGGACGGGACAAGAGCGGGGATGGGACACGGAATGGGGACGGGACAGGAGCGGGGATGGGACACGGGACAGGAGCGGGGATGGGACACGGGACAGGATGGGACAGGAGCGGGGATGGGACACGGAATGGGGACGGGACAAGAGCGGGGATGGGACACGGGACAGGAGCGGGGATGGGACACGGGACAGGATGGGACAGGAGCGGGGATGGGACACGGGACAGGACGGGACAGGAGCGGGGATGGGACACGGAATGGGGACGGGACAAGAGCGGGATGGGACACGGAATGGGGACGGGACAGGAGCGGGgatgggacaggagcaggaacGAGAGCGGAGTAGGACACGCGGGCGGGGCGGAGCCACCCTCTGATTGACAGGAGGAAGTCCCGCCCCTCGACCCATCCCGGCCGCACTCATTGGCTGCTCCGTCCCGCGCGGGCTCCCATTGGCCGGAGCCGCGGCATGGGCGGGGCCAGCGTAGCCCAGGaagcggcggcggccccgcggagGCTTTTCCTGCCCGCGGCCCCGGAGCGGAGCGGGCCGGGCGGACCCGCGGGCCGCGGTGAGGCCGGGCAGAGGCCGGGGGGCAGCGGGCGGGGGGCGCTGGCAGCGGGCGGGGGGCAGCGGGCAGAGGCCGGGGGGCAGCGGGTAGCCCCCAACCCTCCTGCGGGGGGCGAATCTTTACCCGCGGGGCGCTGCGGCGGGGGGAGACAGAGCGGGCCGGGATGGGGGCGATGGAGCCGGGCCGAGGCCgagagggctggggcagagcctgcaggggtGAGGCAGAGCCGGGCCGGGGTTGGAAGGGGTAGGACAGAGCCCAGGGGGTGAGGCAGAGCCGGGCGGGGGTCGCGGGCCGTGGTTGGGGCCGTCCCGGGACGCTGCCGGGGCCCCGCGTCCCCTCCGGGTGCGGGACCCGCCCGGGCGGCCTCAGGGCCTCGGGGCTCCCTCCAGAACCCGGGACCGTCCCGGCACATGGAGGGGTGACGGCCCCTCCCTGTCACCGCCTGCGACACCGCCCTGGGAAGGGGGAGCCGCAGATCCTGGGCTGGAGGGGCCGGGTTTGGGCCTGGGGGCTCAGCACCGTCACTGCCCGTGGTGTTTAACAAACCGGGACTCTCCCCtggccagctgcagctggacaTGACGACCCTCACGCACCGGGGCCGGCGGGTGGAGGGCAGGAGCTCGGACAAGAAGCCGGACGGGGAGGAGGACGCTGCTGCGGACAGGGAGCTGAACGAGGACGATCCCGATGACTCCAAAGACATCCGCCTCACGCTCATGGAGgaggtgctgctcctggggctgaaGGACAAGGAGGTGAGGCAGGTGTCCCATGGCACGTGGGCAGTGGTGTGGCAATGCCGTGGTCAGCCTGGCCTCGAGGCTCTCAGAAGGGATTGGATGGATTCTTCTCAATGCTGTCCCCTAGAACCTGCTTAGAATCCACAGAATCGTGGAAcggtttgggtgggaaggaactgtaaagctcatccagttccaaatCCTTACCATGGACAGAGGcagcttccactgtcccaggctgctccaagcctggccttggacacttccagggatccaggggcagccacagctcctgtgggcacctgtgccaggagATGGCAAcctgagctggggacaggctgagctgggcacagcctgagctgggcacaacctgagctgggcacagcctgagctgggcacaACCTGAGCTGGGCACAacctgagctgggcacagcctgagctgggcacagcctgaaCGGGGCACAGCCTGAACTGGGCACAacctgagctgggcacagcctgaaCTGGGCACAGCTGAactgggcacagcctgagctgggcacagcctgagctgggcacaACCTGAGCTGGGCACAACCTGAACTGGGCACAGCCTGAACGGGGCACAGCCTGAACGGGGCACAGCCTGAACTGGGGAAAacctgagctgggcacaggctgagctgggcacagcctgagctgggcacaACCTGAGCTGGGCACAACCTGAGCTGGGCACAacctgagctgggcacagcctgagctggggacagcctgagctggggacagcctgagctggggacagcctgagctgggcacaggctgaACTGGGGAAAacctgagctgggcacaggctgagctggtcacaggctgagctgggcacaggctgagctgggcacagcctgagctgggcacaacctgagctgggcacagcctgaactgggcacagcctgaactgggcacagcctgaactgggcacagcctgagctggggaTGTGGCTGGTGACTGCTGTCCCACCAGCTCTGCCTTGGGGACAGTGGCAGGAGGTGAAAGGTGCCCCGGGGGTTTTTTGTGTCACTGCCTTGTGCAGAGTAGAGGAGGGGTTGTTCTCTCCAGGGCTGAAGCCATGGGTGGAAGGAGTCTCACCTGGTTTATTGAAGAGTGAACatcctcctctccagccccagggcaccCTCCTGTCCCAAAGCACCcgctggcacacagggacactgctctgctcttgaAAAATTAATGTGGAAAAGAGCAGAGGTGGCTCTTGAGGaaagaggcagagggcagcagagtcagctgggctgggggctgagtCTGGACCCACAATGGACAGGGAGCAGAAGCTGCATCTCTGGTGGCTCCCTGGGCCTGGCAGGAGTGgtgaggggcagctccaggggttTGGGGGGGAATGTCAGTGCTGGAGCCTCCTCCTGTGTGCCTGTCACTGCCTTTCCTTGGCAGCAGTGGGGGACTGCAGAGCTGGATATTCCCTTAGGGAATGGGGATCCTGCTCAAACAGAATTGATTTGTGCTTATCAACTGCAGGGAACTCGTTTATCAGCTCTtcctggaaggagctgtgggCAAGGGGGAGAtgcctctctgagctgcctggccctgcctgtgctctccCTGTGCCTTTTCTTCACCCCTGCATCCATCTTCTGGATCAGCTGGGGGAAATctttggctgtgagggtggggaggccctggcacgggTTATTCCatgccagccccatccctggaagtgcccaaggccaggttggacagggcttggaacaccctggtttggtggaaggtgtccctgccatgacAGGGAATGGGATTAGTTGAtttttaaggccccttccaatccaaatcaTTCCACAATTCTAAAATCTGGGGGAAGTAGATGGGGAGCTGTAGACCAGAGGAAGCCACTCAGGTGCCCAGCATTCCTTTTGGAGtgacagaggcagagcagaagCTTCTACAGAGCTCCAGGAACCCGCTTTGGTCaaagttggactcaatgatcttggagatcttttccagctgtaattattccatgattcctGTGTGAGCCTccacccagaggagctgtggtggATGGATCTCCTCTCCTCATTCCTCAGGGATGGAATTGAGCCCTTGTGAGGTGCCTGAACCTTCTTTtccacagggctctgctgctgtgggttggtcccagctggagctgagctgtccCACGGGAGCTGCAGGTTGTGACAGTGGCAGGGACTGTCCTGTTTGAGAAGCCCAGATAAGACCCAGGAGCCAAGTAGGAAGtggcaggagctcagggctgtAAAGGAAACACAATGCAAATAATCCTGGAACAAATATttgagagcagcctgggagtGGGGTGCCATGGGCTGCTTTTATCCTGGACTGTGTTTGGTGTTCTTGGCTTGGTTAATGTatcctgggagcagcccttgAGCCACCAGGAACCTGGGAGAGCACAACAGGAAGAAACCTTGTcacacttttccttttttattttttttttcatcctgtcCTTCCACATTCCTGTACCTCAAgaccagaggcagcagcagcagcctggccctgagctgggctctgtTTTCACAGCTCGGGTGTTCACTCATGGCTTGATGGCTGGGGAAAAACAAGACAATTTTTGCCAAATTCAATGAGCTCACAGtgtaatttcattatttaaagtACCAGTCTGTCCATGTAGGAGGACCTGGCTGCAAACCAGCCTGGCTTTTGTAACCAGTCTGATTCTAGAAGCTGGAAATAACCCAGGAACTTTCAAacctggtttggtttggaattTTAACATTTCCTAGGGGTAACGTGCCCTTGAGGCCAGGAAATTGAAACCTTTGCTCGTCCTCACCCCCTTTCCTGGAGCACTCGTTTGTGAAGCCATGAACAAAACCCAGGAGCGGAAaccaggagggcagggatgaaAGGTTGCTTTGTCTTCCCTCACAAGGAAATGCAGAAAGCAAACacaggttttcatttcttttatggctctctgtgctgggcaaGCCCAGTGTCCACATGCCCTGCTCAAACAGACCTGCTGGGGATGGGAATTCACCCATGGGGCTGGAAAACCTtccctggggagggctgggggttCCCAGCCTGTTTTCCTTGGGAAGGGGCTCACTGAGTCACTTTGTCTCAGTCTCCTGGTGGCTTTCAGACCTGTCCTTCCCTTCCTGTTTCCCATCcagagacagagcagcagaaagggagTTTCCCACACATTTTGGGTGTGTTGGGGTCTCCCTGCAAGCAGCAGGTCACGGCTTTGATGCCACCCTTCCCCTGGGCACACCTCAAAAGCCAGAGCAGCCCCCTGagcttcttccttctctccttctgcctgctgctggctcgCCCTGAAATCCCGGGAACGCCGCTCCAGGTCAACGTTACTGAACAGGAGGAAACAATCGTGCTTTGTTCTCCTCAGGGAATGAAAGAGGAGTgcaaggagggaagggaaaggtcACCTGGGCTGTCCCATTGCTCCAAACCACAGCCAGCTCTCTTGGAAAGCATCACTTGGGTGTTGTTGGGCCTTAGGGAGCAGTgaattccctccctgcccttcgCTGGGCTTTCTTGTCCAGGTGGATTTTTCTCTAATCCAGGTGGATTTTTCTCCCAGCTCCGATCTCCCTGGCTGCAATTCCAGCCCTGGACTCTCCTGTGCACAGTGGAAGTTGGAACTTCCCATTCTCTTCATTTTTGCTGCTCCCTTTTATGTGTCTGACCTCCCTtacccttttttccctctgggcCAAATTCCTGTTTCAATTCCTGGCTCTTTGTGGGTTGTATTTCCCAAATCTTTGCAGCTTCTTCTTTCCCAAATTCTTTGCCTTTGGAATTGCAGCTCCCAGGATGAGGCCCCATCAACAGCCTGGAGCACCAGGGCAGGGGGGGGTGGCTTCAAATCAACAAATCGgaggtttagatgggatttggggaggaaattcctctctgtgagggtggggaggccctggcacagggtgcccagagaagctgtggctgccctggatccctggcagtgtcccaggccaggctggacagggcttggagcaccctgggataatgggaggtgtccctgctgtggctgtggtggAACTGGAAGATTTTTAACacccttccaatccaaaccattccatggctCTGTGAAGCTCCTGTGGGAGCTGGGTCTTGCTGGAGCTCCATGGGTTGTGGGGAAGCTCCTGCCAGGCCTGATGTTGATTTCTTGGTACATCCAGGGACTCTCAGGgggtcctggggctggggggaggaatttcttcaaggaaaagagcagattgcagctcccctgtccccaggcacatccacaggcagggctgggacagagcctggcacagctcccggGTGGGTGCAGCAAAGTCCTGCTGTGCCCATGGAAATGATCCcacttttcccacttttccttggattttttaCACCCTGGGGTGGGCAGAGCCGGGTGTGCCCGGTGGTTGTGGGTGCAGCAAGGAGGGCACAGGCTGGACTGCTCAGTGTTTGCTGGAGCTTTTGGGCAGGAAGGGAGATAACTGGAGCGTCTTACCTGGTGGGGAAAATCCTTCCCTTTGGAAATCTGGGGAGCTTTggagagaaggagcagggagagacCCCTGGGCAGGGTCCAAGCAgcccaggagggacaggaggctGAACAAAGGAAGAATTCCATCCCATCCTCTTCCCCAGGGCTACACCTCCTTCTGGAATGACTGCATCTCctcggggctgcggggcgggaTCCTCATCGAGCTGGCTCTGCGCGGCCGCATCCGCCTGGAGCCGCTGTCCCTGCGCAAGAAGAGGCTGCTGGAGAGGAAGGTGAGGCTCCTGCAGGatccctgccaggctctggggctctgctcaccccatcccaggagcaggatctgctctggcagagctctgcctgcagctccagcccgtGTTTCAGGTGCTGCTGAAGTCGGACGCTCCCACCGGGGATGTGCTGCTGGACGAGACCCTGCGGCACATCAAGGCCACGGAGACGGCAGAGACGGTTCAGACCTGGATTGAGCTGCTCACTGGTAGGGCCGGGTGGAATTTGTGttgtcccagctccctctgggcCTGTCTGAACATCCCTCAGACCCCACCAAACCCCATCCAGGATCCCAGGTCCAGCATCACCCTCTGTGTGCAGAACTCCAGGATGCAGTGGTGAGGGAACCCCAAAAAGAGGGGAGAGCCCCAGAACCACCCTGGATCCTCAAGTCACTCCAAACCCCTCTCCCTGGCGTGGCCCTGGGTCATTCCTGGAgatggggagagcaggggaaggcTGAATATGGGGACAGAGAAGGAATTTCTGGCTGTGTTTTTGTTGGGAGCTGAATGGAAACCTTGGACCTCACTCCCCTTTAGTTCCTGCTGAGGCCTCACCAAACCTGGGGTGACCCACAGGTGGAAGAGGCTTTGGAAAAAGATTTACCCTGGGTAAAAAAGATTTATCTGCTGCCTGTGGCCACTGGTGGGAGAGAAAGAGTCAGGCCAagggcaggacagagggacagcgTGGAAGGGGTGGAAGGACGCTGGGCTTGGGAAGCAAAGCTTGACCAGAGCCTCTCACCCCTCAGGAGAGACCTGGAACCCCTTCAAGCTGCAGTACCAGCTGCGCAACGTGCGGGAGCGCCTGGCCAAGGCGCTGGTGGAGAAGGGAATCCTGACCACGGAGAAGCAGAACTTCCTTCTCTTCGACATGACCACGCACCCCGTCAGCAACGCCTCCGAGAAGCAGCGCCTGGTGaagaggctccaggagagcgTCCTGGAGCGCTGGGTCAACGATCCCCAGCGCATGGAGCGCAGGActctggctctgctggtgctggccCACGCCTCAGACGTGCTGGAGAACGTTTTCGCCAGCCTGGCCGACGACAAGTACGACGTGGCCATGAACAGGACCAAGGACCTGCTGGATATGGACCCTGAGGTGGAAGCTGCCAAAGCCAGGGGCACGGAGATGATCTGGGCCGTCCTGGCAGCCTTCAATAAGTCCTAAAACCCCTCTCACGCGGTGTGGGGGAGACCCTTGATTCGAGGCAGGGGTCTCCCCAGAGGGACGTGGAGTTCCTGGGGCAGTGggtgggctcagcctggggagggaCCAGGGGATTTTGCTTTCCCCTCCCCAGGCAAGGGTGGGAGGTGAGAGCCCCCCACCACCCCAGCCCCGTGCCTCCAGGGGGAGGTGGCTGTAGCTCTTCACTCCTTGCCCTTGGGAATTTCCTTCTGAggccagtgcagagctgggggtggcAGAGCCCCGGCTTGGAGGCCGCTCCGAGAGGCCAAACCCCGGCACAGATGGGATTGGGACACGCTCCTGGGTGCCTCTCCCACAGCCTGGGAGCTGTTTGGGCAGTGTGAGTTCCTCTGAGGAGCTCACACCCTCCTGGGTCGGGGTTTGGGGGTGTTGGGCTGCCAGGACCACCCCCATCCCTGGCTGGCACGGGGCACCCAAAGCTCCCCTGCGTGTCTCcatggaggagcagctctgcaaagacccccgggctgtgcccccatggctcagctgctctttctagtaagaaaaaaagttaaactgtgattatttttgttcaaaacccccttctttcctcccccaCTTTATTCTCCTGTAGTTCACTTAAACGTATTTCTCTGCAGCCCCGGGGTCTGTCCGTGTttcagtgggtgcagctgccagGACTGGCATTTCAAGGGGCACTGGCAGTGCCCGGGAGGGgcggggtgtccccagggtgctgGTGACACTGGTGGGTGGTCTAAGCTGATGCTCCCTGCTGGGTGGGGGTGGGTCCCTCCTCCCCCAAGCACCTTTCCACGGCGGGGAGAAGGCCGGGGGCAGTCTCGGGGCCATGAGCGGTGGCTGCCGTGGGGGATGTCCCCGCGTCCCCCGGTCCCGCGCGGTGTCCCCGCATCCGCTCGGTGCCGGTCTCGAACCGGCGGCGCTGCGGGACAGGCGCATCTGAAGCCCCGCCTCTTGCCACGCCCACTCGGTGTTTCTCGCTTCCTATTGGCCAATGTTGTGCCAGTGATGGCTGCCCCGCCCTCTGTTTGCTCCGCCTCATGTCTATGCCCCGCCTTCCGCGCGCACTGATTGGTCAGGTGTGACGTCACTGCGGCCTCTTCTCTGCGTTCATTGGGTAGAGCTGCTGTCCGTCAGACAAGCAGAGGCGGTGGAGGCAGTGGCGACCATTTTGGAGCAGGGCGCGGGGCCGGACGCAGCGCCGGGAGCGCGGAGCCGCCCCCTCGCCGCCATGGCAGCTCCGCTCGGTACCGGCGCCTTCACGGAGGAGACCGGACAGGAGAAACAGGTGGGGGAGCCCCCGAGGGAGGGAACAGATGTCCGCCCGTCTCCCACTGGCTCGGCTGCACGTCCCTCTTTCCAGTCCTATA from Prinia subflava isolate CZ2003 ecotype Zambia chromosome 31, Cam_Psub_1.2, whole genome shotgun sequence includes the following:
- the GOLPH3L gene encoding Golgi phosphoprotein 3-like; this translates as MTTLTHRGRRVEGRSSDKKPDGEEDAAADRELNEDDPDDSKDIRLTLMEEVLLLGLKDKEGYTSFWNDCISSGLRGGILIELALRGRIRLEPLSLRKKRLLERKVLLKSDAPTGDVLLDETLRHIKATETAETVQTWIELLTGETWNPFKLQYQLRNVRERLAKALVEKGILTTEKQNFLLFDMTTHPVSNASEKQRLVKRLQESVLERWVNDPQRMERRTLALLVLAHASDVLENVFASLADDKYDVAMNRTKDLLDMDPEVEAAKARGTEMIWAVLAAFNKS